In the Populus trichocarpa isolate Nisqually-1 chromosome 8, P.trichocarpa_v4.1, whole genome shotgun sequence genome, GTCTACTAGATTCTGGTTTAGGTTCCTTGTTCTTCTATACGGAGTAAATTgatcacaaaataaaatcaattttttcgtTCTCATTAAAATTTCCAACCTGTGGTATAGCTGGAAGCTGTTTGCTAATACCAGCTAATTCATCTGGACAGATTCACATACTCTTTTGAGCGTTATGATTTATCTTATGACACGTGTTTAAATTTTGACCTGCGTCCCGTGTGCTCCGCTTTTCTGACTGTTGTGATGGACTTGTGTTTCTTACTCTTCCTGCCTGGATGAATGTGTCAAGCTTAATTTAGTTCCTATTAGTTCAGGTTTGACAGTTTTGCCATAGCACAGTTAGAGAACAGGCATAGATTGTATTCTGTTACTCTTGGCTAGACTTCTGCTTAGTTTCTGAACATGTAATTTGCAGAAAAAGCAGGGGGCATATCAGAATGAAGGCACTGATCCTTGTTGGAGGGTTTGGAACAAGGTTGAGGCCGTTGACTCTCAGTGTTCCTAAACCACTTGTTGAATTTGCTAACAAACCTATGATCCTGCAtcaggtataatttttttagcattgcCTGTGTTGATACAAGAATAATTGAACTCATGTTGGATGCTATTGTTCTGGTTAACTGCTTCCTCTGTGCAATAACTTGTTATAATCCGTTGATTGCCATGATTTAGAAACGGCTTGTTTTAAAACCTAGTTGCTAAAAGAATTTAGACACTTACCCATGTATGATGGGCCGTAACAATTCCATGCTCTGTCAAGCACATTTTCTAAATTTGGAAATTGGTTATGCATGTGTTATATCCAGTTAttgatcttttttaattgtttgcaGATAGAGGCTCTCAAGGCTATTGGAGTGACTGAAGTTGTTTTGGCTATCAACTACCAGCCTGAGGTAAGAACAAGCAGCTTCTCTTCCCAACCCCTTTTCACCACTATCAactgttattaaaaattaacagatTGTTCCAACTGGGGTGGTTGTGCTCTTTCCTGCAGGTGATGCTCAACTTCTTGAAGGAATTTGAGACGAAGCTTGAGATTAAGATCACTTGCTCACAAGAGACTGAGCCGCTCGGCACTGCTGGTCCTTTGGCCTTAGCAAGGGACAAACTAATCGATGATTCTGGCGAGCCGTTTTTTGTTCTCAATAGTGATGTTATCAGCGAATACCCACTCAAACAAATGATAGATTTCCACAAAGCCCATGGTGGAGAGGCTTCCATAATGGTGACCAAGGTAACATCTACTAGTTATCAGTTTATTTTCGTTAGTTTTCCTTGGAGACGTGGAACTAAACTAATGTTGAAAATCGTTTCGCCTTAAACTGTAGGTGGATGAGCCATCAAAGTATGGTGTTGTGGTTATGGAAGAATCCACAGGAAAAGTTGAAAGATTCGtggaaaaaccaaaaatatttgttgGTAACAAAATCAATGCTGGGATTTATCTGCTGAACCCATCTGTTATTGATAGAATTGAACTGAGGCCCACCTCAATTGAGAAAGAGGTCTTCCCAAAAATTGCAGCAGATAACAAGCTCTACGCAATGGTGCTTCCAGGGTTTTGGATGGACATTGGACAGCCAAGAGACTATATTGTAGGCCTAAGACTCTATCTAGattcccttaaaaaaaattcctcatcTAAGTTGGCCACTGGTCCCCATATTGTGGGAAATGTCTTGGTGGATGAGACCGCCAAGATTGGAGAGGGTTGTTTGATTGGACCTGATGTTGCAATAGGACCAGGATGCATTGTCGAGTCAGGAGTTAGACTCTCTCGTTGCTCTGTGATGCGTGGAGTTTACATCAAGAAGCACGCTTGCATATCTAGCAGTATCATCGGGTGGCACTCCACTGTCGGGAGATGGGCCCGTGTAGAGAACATGACAATCCTTGGAGAAGATGTCCAAGTGTGTGACGAAATTTACAGCAATGGAGGTGTGGTTTTACCCCACAAAGAGATCAAATCGAGCATCTTGAAGCCAGAGATTGTAATGTGAGGGACTGGGTTTGGGATTTGCAGACTACGTTTAAAGCCCTTGGGAGGGTTGC is a window encoding:
- the LOC7487979 gene encoding mannose-1-phosphate guanylyltransferase 1 codes for the protein MKALILVGGFGTRLRPLTLSVPKPLVEFANKPMILHQIEALKAIGVTEVVLAINYQPEVMLNFLKEFETKLEIKITCSQETEPLGTAGPLALARDKLIDDSGEPFFVLNSDVISEYPLKQMIDFHKAHGGEASIMVTKVDEPSKYGVVVMEESTGKVERFVEKPKIFVGNKINAGIYLLNPSVIDRIELRPTSIEKEVFPKIAADNKLYAMVLPGFWMDIGQPRDYIVGLRLYLDSLKKNSSSKLATGPHIVGNVLVDETAKIGEGCLIGPDVAIGPGCIVESGVRLSRCSVMRGVYIKKHACISSSIIGWHSTVGRWARVENMTILGEDVQVCDEIYSNGGVVLPHKEIKSSILKPEIVM